Genomic segment of Rhinoderma darwinii isolate aRhiDar2 chromosome 12, aRhiDar2.hap1, whole genome shotgun sequence:
ACAGAAAAATTGAATTATCGTATACCGGTCTTGAGTTATCAGAGTTTGCCGTTACAGGCCATCTGTAATTAGAGCTTATGTCCCTATGACAACCCTCCCTGCATTGGTACCAAGGCAGCTTAGTGTtacacatagcaaccaatcagatttcttcTTACATTATTTTActtgtactaaaaaaaaaaaaaaaaaaatatagcaaaaaGCTAGATTCTGATTAATGTGGAGCTGTAATGTATAGGAACATCATAGGTAGGTCACAGAGACAATCGGCAAAGAACTCCCTTCCTACAGAAGTTCCAGACGGCAACCTCGGATAGTAAAGGGATAAGACGAACATTAGTGGGATTTGACTACATCTCCTGGTAGTTCTTctttaaaattaaaatgttaagaaAGTTCTGATAGGAAAGGTATTAAAATAAATTCAGTGCTTGTGTTACAGACTTTGGAATAAAACCGTTAGTGTGCTACCCAGAGGGAAGGAAAAACCAATTCATTTGAATACATAATTTTTACTGTATTCATTGAACTTCTTGTtttcatccattttgcatccaggACAGAGCCAACATTTTCCACATCTATAAACAGCGGGTCTCCTTAAAAGTATTCTCAAAAGGAACATAAATGATAGTTTATAGAAAGTACCATCAATACAATTCAATTTGACCTTGGACACACCTCCATTTAAAGGGGATCTCTTGTCTCCTGACATTTGTGTTTAGTAAATActtccccataaaataataattctgcagCATCTTTTCCATGCCTTTTGCTTTTTTTCCATTCCTCTGCTATTCCTTCTGGAAACTTATAAATAAGTCACGGGTTGGACCACTAAGTGTTaccatgttaccattccccttgccaaAGGGAGTGTCCCTACACACTACCCTGACAGTGTCAGTATTGATTGGACAGTGTAAGACTTCGTAGGGACACTTCCTACTGAAAAGCAGAATGGTAatgtccagttgtcaatttattctgacatttccaggaggaataacaaaggaataaGACAACAAAAAGTTATAAGAACAGGTGTTCCTGCGTTgccatttcatgggaaatacatgtatttactaaaacaggcttGTCAGGAGACATAACAGGGCTTCCTAAGCTAAAGGGTAAACTTATAaacaacttttgacatgttagaaatttttaattggtggtggtctgagcactaagacccccaccgatcgctaaaatcaagcggcagaagtgctcagatGAGCACTGTGCTGTTTTGTTCCTGAACGGCTTTCCTTGGAAAGtcgagcaagcggtgtatggactttgtattgagcccgtacacctcaaactcggctttccgaggaaggGCGATCAGAAGCGAAGCACCACAACGCTCACGCCACCGCTTTGGCCAATTCCTTTTAGCGagcggtaggggtctcagtgctcagacccacaccgatcaaaacttctgacaggtcactatgacatgtgaaaAGTTTCAAAGTTACTCTTGAACTCTTTTACTCTTCTGAGTTGTTCAGGAGGCCTCTTATTAGGCCAATTTGGGTATATGGAAGCCATAGAGGGAAGTCCCGAACTTGGGACTACTCTCTTTGAGACAGAACGGAAAGCCACTGCAAAGAGTGTCTCCCACCCTAATGGAATAGAATGGGCACTGTGAAatatatttcccctgcagtggacgCAGAGAGCAGCCCCTGGCAATAACCGTTAAGCACCAGTTAGAGAAGCCAGCCTGTGGCAATCAGTTCTCAGTTGGCTTCATTCTAAGAAGGGGTTTCCAAACaggacaatttttttaaataatgcacTTCTATAGTTTTCAGTTACAACATATAGGGCCATATTTGATGCCAATAGCAGTCAATGAATTCCAGATGTTCTTTTTATGCTGAAAATTAAGGCAGGGATCTCATTGAATGCAGTGGTTAACTCCTCTGCTTTGCCTGCACAAAGTTTTGTAAATGAGGCCCATAATAATCTTATTCGAGTGaaattagaatttaaaaaaaacaatccaatAAAAGAGAGTCTCGTCAatgggaaatatatatatatgtaggctaagagaaaccaagaaaaaaaaaaaaaacaacttacaggAAGAGTACTTCACACTACCAGAGCGTGCCCGAGTTAGAGGTGGTTTTggtgtaggtgccactgtttttttgaTAGGTTGTTTAACTTCTGCCATGGCTGGTTTTCGACTTGTATAGCTGTGGTCAACACTACGTCCTGAAAACCCAGTACGTGGAGAggaagtctcagaatcgcttggcacaTTGAATGAGCCAGTCCTCTTTCTTGGCATTGCCAGAACGTCCAGCCGGGAGAGCTTTTTTGATTCACTGCTACTTTTTGCTGATGAAGAAGCttctgaactaatatttagtttTTCAGCATCTGCACTTTCATTATCAGATGCTTCCCCGAGACGAGCACGACGTAACTTAGATGCCCTTGTAGGCCTGGGTGTTGATAGGCTATTTGAGCGAGTGAGAGCTTGCTGGACTTTCTGTGcatttgcagatattctgcttgCATCCTCTTTAGTTGATTGAGCAAAGGGTCTCCTTCTTGAGAGATTTCTCGAGGAAGAATTTTCATAATCTGAGGATACAGTGTCAGGAACGGATATGTAAGGAAGACTAGAACTTCTTTCTTCATCTGTGAAATCCAAGGAACCACGTGTTCCAGAGCTGCGCTTCATTTCAAACTTTTTGGCTACATCTTTTTTGCTACCTCCATTAGCAGGAACAGTTCTCCGTTTTTCAGAGAGtctctctcgggcacttggctggCAGTATTGATCCTGTATTGAAGATGAAGATGATGACTTTTCCTTATGAAGACCCAAAACCCTTGTTTTTTGTGGATGACTTGGTACATTCTTGTCACTAACCAGACTGACTGTACTTGCTGTATCCACATCAGAATCTCCGGATAAGGAATCATCCGGTGGACAAGGAGTATTTTCTATATCATCTAGATGATTCTGAGAAAAGAGCTTAGCTTCAAGAGCAGCCAAGGCATTTTCAGTTTCTTTAAGAATCTGCTGTGTTTCTCGACTGTAGTCCGTGTTAGACTGTGTAACATTCAGATCTTTAAGCAAGGGGTGGGTTGAAATGTGGGGAAGTTTGTTAGAAGATATTTTGCAGCTGGATTTCTCTTTGGTAAAACTTTCTTGCCTAACAAACGAAACAGAATCTCTTGCTTGTTCATATTCTTTTTTCAATAACTGGTTATCTATTTTTGCTGTAGTTGGCATTTCTTGCACGGTTTGATGGTTTCCTTTTGGTTTTACATGGAGATCATGACCTTTATATGGTTTGTGCATCTCTAGGTTGGGCAATATGGAATTTAAGTGGGATAAACTTTCAATCTCACTTTCATTTCCAACATAAAAGCTAGTAGACTTTGGTtcattaaaaagtttatttattttttggacaCTTGGTTCTTGTAAATCAGTGTCCTCTTTCCTCCGCTTCGTTCTAGAAACTCTTGGCAATTGGTTAGATTTTCTGCTAAAcagaccaccatcatcagacttgCTTGCATCGCTAAGACTGTCTGGATCCAAATCTTCTTGTATAAACAGTAGACTATTCGTATCAGAGGGCATGGGTTTCACTTCGTTTTCGATAATCATTGTTTTAGGAGGACTTTCAGAGTAAGACTCGGTAAAGACCAAAATAGTTGGTGTTGGACTTTCAGATTTGTCATTTGGTGGTAGTTGAGGAAGAAGTCGTCTTGTCCTCGAAGGGtaaccaggatctccttcacccgtATTTTCAACATGGTCAAAATCTAAAAAACAGAGGGCATTCAATAAGTTGGTGAAAAGAATTCCAAAAGTGGATTAAGATGAGAACGATTGTAAGACTTGTTATATATTAATTAAAAAGCTTCTTGCAAGTTTGAACTCTCTACACACCGAAAATAGAATTTCCAGTATATCTGGCAGGAAAGCTAGTACAGAACAGACTAAGAATGATTTCTGAGCTTCCAGGACTTAGGAGATTCTCACAATCAGAGTTGTCCCAATGCTGACTGAAGACTAGACTGATAAATTCATCTGGAAAAGACTCTAGACATTCCAAAAGCAGAGGCAtaactcaaaggggttgtccactaccggacaactgatgacctatccaccgaataggtcatcagtatatgatcggtggaggtccgacacctgtaccccgcactgatcagcttctccggcttcctctgggcaccggacgtccatgccggaagcagatcgctccggccacagaatagtggctgagctgcagtactgctatgcaatgtacggagccaactgcttccggctccatacattgcatactgtgcaatgacatccagtgCCCACAGGCAGctgaagcagctgattggtgtggggtTCGGGTATCGGACCCGCacagatgatatactgatgacctatccggtggataggtcatcagttgtctggtagtggacaacccatttaagcttCTGGGAAAAATCTTTAAcgggccccccacctaccatgtgccatataTAATAATGGTGTCTTATGTGGCCCTGGTTTCTGAGGGCCTAAAGGTTTTTCTTTTTGCCAAAGTGCCACTGCTTTGTGTCTGTCCCGAAGGTCTGAGTCAGTTGATTTATCCCAACGGCCCATAATTCTTTAAACAACCGAATAAAATATTCTAGACATCAAAGATAAAGAGCAATAGatattaaatatatttaaagTCTTCATTACCGGAAAAAAGTTTCAATATTTGTCCTATTTTGGACATCTATAACTATGAAGTTTTGAGCACATTACCATCATTTGCCAGTAATCCCATTTTTTGCCCATCTAAGGGAGAAGTCGGTGAGGCATCTGGATAGCTGTCGGCAAGACTTGCCCACCTAGAAACCCATTTCTGGCCACTTTTACTGGAGCCAGATGATTTTCCAGCCTGCAAACATTTATAATTCTAGTCAGAACAAAAACTAGGTTTATACACAAATACAAGAACTGGTCAAGGGCGGCTCCTAAACTCACCGGGATATCAACTTGAGGATCACTATTCATTTTGACTGAGTGATTGGTTGACAGAATTGCAGTCTTGTGATTCACAATGCTCTCATTGAGGGAGGATTCCTCATTTTCTAAATTGATGACTGGTCTGTAAATTGCAGAAGAAATTTTGGAATACTCCTCGGGTTCAAAGACTCCAAATACCTACAAGTGAAGTAAGGATAATTATCCACCATTATACTTATCCTTGAGATGTTATTCTGCACCACACAGTTATAAATGTAGGTACCAAAATCTGGATATGTATCTGAAGGACAAAAATTTTTTTCACTTATATTAAAAGTCTATTTACACCCCTTACAGCATTTCATTCTGTAAATTAGTGAAACTGCCAACATCTTAAGTTAGAAGGGCTAAAAAGCACCTAATATGACCAGTAACTTGGATGAGCTTATTGAAAAACATCTGATCATTAAGGGCTCTGGCTGAATTTCCTTCTGTATTGTATACTCTTTGGCCAGGTTAAAAAGAGGTATTCCAGCCTTTagaatttttcacctatccactggaaagGTGAAAGATGCTAGATCCGTGGGAAtcgaccgctgggaccctcaccgatcgccAGATCCCCCGTTCCTCCCAGCAGCAAGATGGAGGCTAGGAGGAATTTAAATGGAGTGGAGGCCTTGCATGTGcggtaccgctccattcaaagtctatggggttGACTAAAACAACAGAGTGccgatctagcatttttcacctatccagtggataggtaaaAATTGCTAAATGCTGGGACACACCTTTAAGGCCTTCATTGGTTATATTATAATCTTACACACGATCATGAAGGACTTTAATCAGACATCACCAGAACTGATCAGACTAGAACGACTATTAAATAGAAACGATCATGGTTTTAACAGAACCATCTTTTGGACACATAGTAATATTGAGCTACAGATGCTAAaagtttaagtgactgtgccatcCCCTAAACTGGGCCGTAAATAGGAGTCCACCAGCAGgttaaaaaataaactcacccaaCCTCCATTCCCTCGCGGTTTCTTTTCCAGCCCCCTGCTTTACAATGCAGTGGGCGAGCAGTCTCTGGTGCATGACCTCATCAGCTGTGCCCGCCCGCACTACTTACTTACGTAAATTACATGTATCAGCACAGTCTTCGACTACCACTTTCCCCATATTTCCACTGGAGGGAAGTAGTAGTCTGAAAGCCACAGCGAAAGTCACAAATGTGCATCGCCCAAACTACCGCTTTTAGACAATAGAAGGATCCTATTGGAAAGGCGATGTCAGGTCTCAATATAGGTATTCAGCCTTGACATCATATTTAAAGTGACTGTTGCGTTAAGGAAATTTGAAgaattcgtgtttttttttttcttagaatataagGAATATTCACTTTTACCTGGTCTATCATATTTCTAGCTTCTTCAACTTCTTCATCTTGATTCTCTGTTTCAATAGTATATGTCCCAGCATCGCTCAGGCTGTCGTCCTCTTCAGTTTTCTGTACCCTCACTGGCCTACATTCAGAAAATGGTGTCATGGATATTGGAACTGAAGGCCCCATTACGGAGGATTGTACTTGATGGCACGCTGCTGGTGTGACTATTGTTGTTAACGGCAATGTCATAGGTTTTTCTACTGCATCTTTTAAGATCTCCGCCTGCTCCCGCAAATACTCGGCCACAAACTCCTGGGCAAacttggatttttttccaatgcTACCATAGCACTTCACTGGAGGTTTTGCGGTTACAGGGCCAGTACTTATTCGATCCTCAGTCTTTTCTCTCCTAAAAGAATTGGACCTTTGAGGAAATGAAGAATTTACCAGTGGTTTTGGAACCAGAGGAGCTGTAGTTGTCCCATTAGTGGTCAGCTTCTCAGCAGGTAAAACTCCTTTCTTCTTGTCACTTTTTCCTTTGTTGACCGGTTCAGCATCATTTTGTGAAGCGTTTGCACTGTGTGTGAAGGACTGAGACCTCTTTTTTCGAGGTGCATCCTCATCAAAGAATTCTATAACGAATGCTTGCTgattgtgcagcagttcttcaggctCCAGCTTTATCTGTCGTTGAAGCTTGCCCTGATCAGAGTGTGCATTCTCCTTCTCTGGAACAGGTCCGGGTGGATCTTCTGAATCACTTTGAGTCCCATCTTCATGTCGGTTACCTGAAATAATGAATACAATCATATAATGACCACATTTAAATGAACTCTCCAAGATTTAACATTTTACTTAAACTCTACATATAAACTTTTCAAATAGTCCAAATATTCTCCAAATAGTTTCCTCTTTCTCGTGGCAATATTGGCTGGAAGAATGCCGGTTGCTGCTTGGACTCATTTAGTCATACACCTTCGAGACAGGTAGAGCGACAGGCAGAGCCACATGAGCTCACTCAACTCGTCTTTATGTTAAATGCAATTATTATCCAATAGTGGAGTGATGGAGGTGAGCAGATACCAGGGACATAGCTAGGGAGTGgctggcggggcatgtgccccaaatGCAGAGAGCCGGGAAAGGGACCAAtaagccactctgccttggccagggattcagatacagggcttaaagggaaggtgtcatgaattatttttttttatcatattgcttttaataggatattaacataaatttaatttatttgaGTTCTacattttactttgtttttacttttacttctctatgggggctgccatttttttccatctctgtatgtttcGATTAACGacccagagatggaatacggcacatataagcccatagagaatgcgaacgggagccgttccattctctgaagcgtacgcagtctgtgtgggaacggcgcatgcgctgttcccacacagaacaAGACGAAGCTTgttcgcagagcaaaatccggcgccattttcatgtggaccggaagcctctcccggacagtaagatgacgacttctggctgtggcttccggccatatgttcaaggaagcgaaggcgcaaggaataggagtggaggcggcggcaggagaaggtaatttatgttcgtgtatgtgatgtgtgtataatgtTCATATATGttcgtgtaaggctgggttcacacgacctattttcagacgtaaacaaggcgtattatgcctcgttttccgtctgaaaatagggctacaatacgtcggcaaacatctgcccattcatttgaatgggtttgccgacgtactgtgcagacgacctgtaatttacgcgtcgtcgtttgacagctgtcaaacgatgacgcgtaaatggactgcctcggcaaagaagtgcaggacacttctttgccacgtaatttgagctgttcttcattgaactcaatgaagcacagctaaagatttacgagcgtctcagacggctcgcaaaatgcgaggaggagcatttacgtgtgaaacgaggcagctgttaacagtctgtcttttcacacgtaaatgcttctcatcgtgtgaacatacccttatactgtctgctgagcactgtatctaatcctcctacactgtgcagtcgctcagaaaatggcggcacagagTGTTGGAGGTTTGAAGAAAttgaaacccttccttctcctggcactagccagaagaaggaaggggggattgtgtgaggacactagagagagagtatgtccaccccaaatttgcagcataaatcaatcaatgaggttgctttaccacattgaccatgctgcaattctgggaactgctccctctagtggccagcacatggaaaggttataaaatagaatctaatttataatatttcctgacttgtgaaaaaattaaaacaatgtgtaatcacttaaataataataattgtttaactaaagcaacacattccctttactcTTTGTCCCCAGGCCAAGGAAAGCTTAGCTGCAAACTCCATCAAAATACAGAGAAACCCAATACACGAGGGAAAGAGAACTTTGTCCAAATAACCTTACAATCATGTTATTCTGGTTTACGGACTCACCTTTGAGAGTCCGATTGTGGATAGGAAGGTCACTCTTCGTACTGTAGACATCTTCTCCAGGAGACGGCCTTCTCATTAAACTTGGGTCATTCTGAACCAACCAGTCAGCTACTTTATTTTCAACCGACATCATTTCATGTGGACCGGTTTCCTTCCCTCCGGTCTTCTTTTGTCTCAATGAGAACTTAGTGACATGGTCCTTAATCTTTATTCTCCCAGGCCGACAGTCATCAAACTCAATGGTGAAAGAGGCATGGCTCTGCATCACTGGGGGTGTAACAGTATCGGTGTCTTTAGTAGGGATTTCATGGACTTGGGCCTCTGGAGATTTGGCTGGCTGCTGAAAGTCTTTTGTAGGAATTTCGAAGTAGCTGGGTTCTCGTCTGAACGAATAGAGTGATTGGTCAGCAAAATCTCTGTACCCTAGATTGCAATTCATTTCTTCTTCGTGTTGAGACATTTCTTTTGGGTGATCTAAAGCATAAATTGAAAATGAATGGTTTGTGATTAAATATTAATTCTATAGCGTAATGTGCTACAAGTAAAAAGCACTTCTGATCACCATTTCCTCATATAGCAAGGAATATCATATTGCTTGTAGAAGTCCAAGTGCATCATATGTCCATGGTCATATTACAAGAATACTAATTGTAGAAAACATACAAAGACAAAATCGTAATATTCTCTTTTGATCCTATTTCGtctaatattttaatataaaaaattgtGAGAACTATATAAAGAAGGAGATCATCCATTTCTCGTCTATTGATTCTCACAATTCTGGGTCTAGATGTAAGGCCCCAAGCACACAAccttaaaaaatctccgtaattgtggaccgtaatatGGTCCACAATACAGACTCCTcctcttctattggccacggacacctttccgtatcgctacagataGGTGTCCGGGCCGTTTGAAGTGTACCTCAAAAGATAGGAGATGTCCTATCgtttgcattttacgggccgtgctcccatactttgtatgggagg
This window contains:
- the CEP170B gene encoding centrosomal protein of 170 kDa protein B isoform X3, which encodes MSVTSWFLVSSSGTRHRLPREMIFVGREDCELMLQSRSVDKQHAVINYDSEKDEHRVKDLGSLNGTFVNDVRIPDQKYITLNLNDVIRFGYDFNMYVLEQIQHKVPEEALKHEKYTSQLQMSLKAPVTSRPEQGKEQLHQADSTSAKQEKGDKKAPSEPSIYRTPLYGQPSWWGEDDANNKHEKHDGRRPEDHYSDHPKEMSQHEEEMNCNLGYRDFADQSLYSFRREPSYFEIPTKDFQQPAKSPEAQVHEIPTKDTDTVTPPVMQSHASFTIEFDDCRPGRIKIKDHVTKFSLRQKKTGGKETGPHEMMSVENKVADWLVQNDPSLMRRPSPGEDVYSTKSDLPIHNRTLKGNRHEDGTQSDSEDPPGPVPEKENAHSDQGKLQRQIKLEPEELLHNQQAFVIEFFDEDAPRKKRSQSFTHSANASQNDAEPVNKGKSDKKKGVLPAEKLTTNGTTTAPLVPKPLVNSSFPQRSNSFRREKTEDRISTGPVTAKPPVKCYGSIGKKSKFAQEFVAEYLREQAEILKDAVEKPMTLPLTTIVTPAACHQVQSSVMGPSVPISMTPFSECRPVRVQKTEEDDSLSDAGTYTIETENQDEEVEEARNMIDQVFGVFEPEEYSKISSAIYRPVINLENEESSLNESIVNHKTAILSTNHSVKMNSDPQVDIPAGKSSGSSKSGQKWVSRWASLADSYPDASPTSPLDGQKMGLLANDDFDHVENTGEGDPGYPSRTRRLLPQLPPNDKSESPTPTILVFTESYSESPPKTMIIENEVKPMPSDTNSLLFIQEDLDPDSLSDASKSDDGGLFSRKSNQLPRVSRTKRRKEDTDLQEPSVQKINKLFNEPKSTSFYVGNESEIESLSHLNSILPNLEMHKPYKGHDLHVKPKGNHQTVQEMPTTAKIDNQLLKKEYEQARDSVSFVRQESFTKEKSSCKISSNKLPHISTHPLLKDLNVTQSNTDYSRETQQILKETENALAALEAKLFSQNHLDDIENTPCPPDDSLSGDSDVDTASTVSLVSDKNVPSHPQKTRVLGLHKEKSSSSSSIQDQYCQPSARERLSEKRRTVPANGGSKKDVAKKFEMKRSSGTRGSLDFTDEERSSSLPYISVPDTVSSDYENSSSRNLSRRRPFAQSTKEDASRISANAQKVQQALTRSNSLSTPRPTRASKLRRARLGEASDNESADAEKLNISSEASSSAKSSSESKKLSRLDVLAMPRKRTGSFNVPSDSETSSPRTGFSGRSVDHSYTSRKPAMAEVKQPIKKTVAPTPKPPLTRARSGSVKYSSSTQTPRTHNVPVRQRQSTLPDDDDDEQEVYNNFIAQSEEIAEIARLSQTLVNDVACLAKEIHDVAGDGDSQSSSGTGHSTSLSSVPNTPAPIISAREEILKRTSQRPFPSQLVHHIPEASLNYQKVPPGSAELKDFDQNMNDNRDEDPIKRRARNREEVIFDNLMLNPVSQLSHTICANTEILTEKMKVLFLNKEKSWEEIETRINSENEVPILKTSNKEISSILKVLRRVQKQLEVINVIIDPAGHMEVIPTNKKTSPVIQTSTPQVRTNNSVSKIESRQPVRARNYMHKSSSGSSRSPESSFGRDEDDAYIV